Proteins from a genomic interval of Legionellales bacterium:
- a CDS encoding BolA/IbaG family iron-sulfur metabolism protein: MQETKLQQLLQTHLPDCTVEVSGDGHHFDAKLIGECFQGLRTVARQQKVYQIVGELIRSGELHALNIHAYTNAEWATKNRAQG; the protein is encoded by the coding sequence ATGCAAGAAACAAAATTACAACAACTTTTACAAACGCATTTACCCGATTGCACGGTGGAAGTGAGTGGTGATGGTCATCATTTCGATGCCAAGTTGATTGGGGAATGTTTTCAGGGGTTGCGCACGGTTGCACGTCAACAAAAAGTGTATCAGATAGTCGGTGAATTAATTCGCAGTGGAGAATTGCATGCGTTAAATATTCATGCGTATACTAACGCTGAATGGGCAACGAAAAATCGAGCACAAGGATAG
- a CDS encoding STAS domain-containing protein, translated as MQNFALSVNNDCLIIEGELNFATVSEIAKMATAIFQTQSIAVIDLAKVTFANSAALALLLQWQREATKHSQALVFRHLPHDLYNIAKACDVADLISIEQ; from the coding sequence ATGCAAAATTTCGCACTTAGCGTAAACAATGATTGTTTAATCATTGAAGGTGAATTAAATTTTGCGACGGTGAGTGAAATTGCCAAAATGGCCACCGCAATTTTCCAAACGCAATCGATTGCGGTTATTGATTTAGCTAAAGTGACGTTTGCTAACAGTGCGGCCTTAGCCTTGCTATTGCAATGGCAGCGCGAGGCCACTAAGCATTCGCAAGCTTTGGTCTTTCGTCATTTACCGCACGACTTATATAACATCGCCAAAGCGTGCGATGTTGCCGATTTAATTTCAATAGAGCAGTAG
- a CDS encoding ABC transporter substrate-binding protein codes for MKKVIAGFSILFLSVFITSVFAGAATNVMRQVADSMIAQLKSKQIAMKSNPQAVYSLVRQTFLPHVDMNLVSRAVLGQGWTKANAAQQKQFINQFTNIVIGTYAQALASYTNEKVVFTREIPQSENTVRVDSQIIRTQGPSIPVSYRLINRGGQWKIYDLIVEGVSLVQSYRSQFRDILARQGMSGLLNTMVKHNAKFRT; via the coding sequence ATGAAAAAAGTCATAGCAGGGTTTAGTATCCTTTTTTTAAGTGTGTTTATCACTTCCGTATTTGCCGGCGCTGCCACGAATGTGATGCGCCAAGTCGCTGATTCCATGATTGCGCAATTAAAATCGAAACAAATTGCTATGAAAAGTAATCCTCAAGCGGTTTATAGTTTAGTACGTCAAACGTTTTTACCTCATGTCGATATGAATTTAGTCTCGCGTGCGGTTTTAGGTCAAGGGTGGACAAAAGCAAACGCTGCGCAACAAAAACAATTTATTAATCAATTTACGAATATCGTTATTGGCACCTATGCGCAAGCCTTAGCTTCCTATACCAATGAAAAAGTGGTGTTTACTCGCGAAATACCGCAATCAGAAAACACCGTGCGCGTCGATAGCCAAATTATTCGCACGCAAGGCCCCAGCATTCCCGTGAGTTACCGTTTAATTAATCGCGGTGGACAATGGAAAATATACGATTTAATCGTCGAAGGCGTGAGTTTAGTGCAAAGTTATCGCTCACAATTTCGTGATATTTTAGCCCGTCAAGGCATGTCAGGTTTATTAAATACCATGGTAAAACACAATGCAAAATTTCGCACTTAG
- the mlaD gene encoding outer membrane lipid asymmetry maintenance protein MlaD → MRKAMVELTVGLFMLLAILALLFLAFRVSGISHIWHGKTYTISADFQNVGDLKENAAVTLAGVKIGQVEKIQLNSQTLDANVTMVIDDKYNQIIASNASANIYTAGLLGSNYIAIIPGYADDPDAKPQYLKNGSHLQNTQPAIILENLIGQLMFNLKNKS, encoded by the coding sequence ATGCGCAAAGCCATGGTGGAGTTAACAGTGGGCTTATTTATGCTGCTCGCGATTTTAGCATTATTATTTTTAGCTTTTCGTGTGAGTGGCATTAGTCATATTTGGCACGGAAAAACGTATACCATTAGCGCCGATTTTCAAAATGTCGGCGATTTAAAAGAAAATGCCGCGGTGACCCTTGCCGGCGTTAAAATTGGTCAAGTCGAAAAAATTCAACTGAATTCACAAACGCTCGATGCCAACGTCACCATGGTGATTGACGATAAATACAATCAAATTATTGCCAGCAATGCAAGTGCCAATATTTACACCGCCGGTTTATTAGGATCTAACTATATTGCGATTATTCCAGGATACGCAGACGATCCTGATGCGAAACCGCAGTATTTAAAAAATGGTTCCCATTTGCAAAATACGCAACCGGCGATTATTTTAGAAAATTTAATTGGGCAATTAATGTTTAATTTAAAAAATAAATCTTAA